A genomic stretch from Oleomonas cavernae includes:
- a CDS encoding glycosyl hydrolase family 8, protein MRLLLAIAAVMTLWLGPRAMALDATTWGEAKARLVQADGRVVDADNGGISHSEGQGYAMVAAVAMDDRATFDLLWSWTAQHLARADRRLFSWKYDPAANPPVADPNNATDGDIMIAWALSRAAGQWSVPAYAAASAEIRASIHDNLVRRVAGRTVLLPGLDGFSDDNGVTLNLSYLIFPALKDFAKADPAGGWDVLISDGLALLLDARFGRFGLNPDWLRLGVDGSLAATATPPPRFGFDAVRIPLYLVWGGEGRAEMLAPFTQFWSGLNAQGKPLPGWVDLRNGQVADYPGPRGYVMVQLLALGTPAIATTDLPATDSYYSTMLSLLAALAAAEQGRYR, encoded by the coding sequence TTGCGCCTCCTGCTCGCCATCGCTGCCGTCATGACCCTGTGGCTGGGCCCGCGGGCCATGGCGCTCGACGCCACCACCTGGGGCGAGGCCAAGGCGCGGCTGGTCCAGGCCGACGGGCGGGTGGTCGATGCCGACAACGGCGGGATCAGCCATTCCGAAGGCCAGGGCTATGCCATGGTGGCCGCCGTGGCCATGGACGACCGGGCGACCTTCGATTTGCTGTGGTCCTGGACCGCGCAGCACCTGGCGCGTGCCGACCGCCGCCTGTTCTCGTGGAAATACGATCCCGCGGCCAATCCGCCCGTCGCCGATCCGAACAATGCCACCGATGGCGACATCATGATCGCCTGGGCCCTGTCGCGGGCCGCCGGGCAATGGAGTGTCCCCGCCTATGCCGCCGCCTCGGCGGAAATCCGCGCAAGCATCCACGACAACCTGGTCCGCCGGGTGGCGGGGCGCACGGTGCTGCTGCCCGGGCTGGACGGCTTCAGCGACGACAACGGTGTCACGCTCAATCTCTCCTACCTGATTTTCCCGGCGCTCAAGGATTTCGCCAAGGCCGATCCCGCCGGCGGCTGGGATGTCCTGATCAGCGACGGTCTCGCCCTGCTGCTCGATGCCCGGTTCGGCCGCTTCGGCCTCAATCCCGACTGGCTGCGCCTGGGCGTGGACGGATCGCTGGCCGCCACCGCGACACCGCCGCCCCGCTTCGGCTTCGATGCGGTGCGCATCCCGCTCTACCTGGTCTGGGGTGGCGAAGGCCGGGCCGAGATGCTGGCCCCCTTCACGCAATTCTGGTCGGGCCTCAATGCCCAGGGCAAGCCGCTGCCGGGCTGGGTCGACCTGCGCAACGGGCAGGTGGCCGATTACCCCGGCCCGCGCGGCTACGTCATGGTGCAACTGCTGGCGCTTGGCACGCCGGCGATCGCAACGACCGACCTGCCGGCGACCGATAGCTATTATTCGACAATGCTTTCCCTGCTGGCCGCGCTCGCCGCCGCCGAGCAGGGCCGATACCGTTGA
- a CDS encoding SGNH/GDSL hydrolase family protein codes for MSALLAGLVVLVIGDSHMVHKNYLIDELHQALTAQGATVYSFGACGTTPTDFLVPHTTDCGRASRLAGAPQKLEEGPAVPVWNAHELIAKYKPGRIIIVMGDTMGAYKQADFPKAWIWDQVSSLTGEIKSASVSCDWVGPPWGTEGGSFGKTYDKVKQLSDYLSQVVAPCRYIDSTGFARPGEWKTIDGQHLNAIGYKAWAAGITKAVTAAPAAPPPGAATPATGAEPW; via the coding sequence ATGAGCGCCCTCCTGGCCGGACTGGTGGTTCTCGTCATCGGCGACAGCCACATGGTTCACAAGAACTACCTGATCGACGAGTTGCACCAGGCGCTGACCGCCCAGGGGGCGACCGTCTATTCCTTCGGCGCCTGCGGCACCACCCCGACGGATTTCCTGGTCCCCCACACGACCGACTGCGGCCGCGCCTCGCGCCTTGCCGGCGCGCCGCAGAAGCTCGAGGAAGGCCCGGCGGTGCCGGTCTGGAATGCCCATGAACTGATCGCCAAGTATAAACCCGGCCGCATCATCATCGTCATGGGCGACACCATGGGCGCCTACAAGCAGGCGGATTTCCCCAAGGCCTGGATCTGGGACCAGGTGAGTTCACTGACCGGCGAAATCAAGTCGGCCAGTGTCTCATGCGACTGGGTCGGCCCGCCCTGGGGCACCGAGGGCGGCAGCTTCGGCAAGACCTATGACAAGGTCAAGCAATTGTCCGACTATCTGTCGCAGGTGGTCGCCCCCTGCCGCTATATCGATTCGACCGGCTTTGCCAGGCCGGGCGAGTGGAAGACCATCGACGGCCAGCACCTGAATGCCATCGGTTACAAGGCCTGGGCGGCGGGCATCACCAAGGCCGTGACCGCGGCCCCTGCGGCACCGCCGCCAGGGGCGGCCACGCCGGCGACGGGGGCCGAACCATGGTGA
- a CDS encoding alginate O-acetyltransferase AlgF has product MVKLRHLATGACLGLFALGGLAAAEEQTKLYDTGPDVISGYVRFVNAARADVAITAGGSGALALGTGMIGRFQAVPARQELTATLAVAGKTAEVSVTLLPDEFVTIAVLDDAASLVLRDQPQDFNALKADIAFLNADPGCAGGVMRAGAKKTVVFSAVAPGQLARRSVNPVAALIEAGCGEAAAGGVLDLGLLEAGKRYSVVVVPDGAGGHVLIGGQDERARY; this is encoded by the coding sequence ATGGTGAAGCTGCGACACCTGGCCACCGGCGCGTGCCTGGGCCTCTTCGCCCTCGGCGGGCTGGCCGCGGCCGAGGAACAGACCAAGCTCTACGACACCGGCCCGGACGTGATCTCGGGCTATGTCCGGTTCGTCAACGCCGCCCGGGCGGATGTCGCCATCACCGCCGGCGGCAGCGGCGCCCTGGCGCTGGGGACCGGCATGATCGGCCGCTTCCAGGCCGTCCCGGCCCGGCAGGAACTGACGGCAACGCTGGCCGTGGCGGGCAAGACGGCCGAGGTCTCGGTAACGCTTCTGCCCGATGAGTTCGTCACCATCGCCGTGCTGGACGATGCCGCCAGCCTGGTGCTGCGCGACCAGCCGCAGGACTTCAATGCCCTGAAGGCCGATATCGCCTTCCTCAACGCGGATCCGGGCTGCGCCGGCGGCGTCATGCGCGCCGGGGCCAAGAAGACCGTGGTGTTCAGCGCGGTGGCCCCGGGGCAACTGGCGCGGCGATCAGTCAACCCGGTAGCGGCGCTCATCGAGGCCGGCTGTGGCGAGGCCGCCGCTGGCGGCGTGCTGGACCTGGGTCTGCTGGAAGCCGGCAAGCGTTACAGCGTGGTCGTGGTCCCCGACGGGGCAGGCGGGCATGTCCTGATCGGTGGCCAGGACGAGCGCGCCCGGTACTGA
- a CDS encoding MBOAT family O-acyltransferase → MVFASVEFLTLFLPLFFIAYLATPGRGRNLVLLLASWVFYGWWKPVFLLLLWGVTLVGFAFGRAIEAAPTDQGKQRLLAWGAAVNLALLAWFKYANLAIGTANDGLSLLDAGHIAWDPVILPIGLSFYILHAISYLYDIRRGVVKAEPSLVAFGVYIAMFSQLVAGPVIRYRWVDKELASRRLDFSGFSTGARRFMIGFAMKVLIADSLAPLVDAAFTLSRPSLADAWVGTGAYALQLYFDFAGYSAMAIGLGLMLGFHFPENFNHPYLATSIQDFWRRWHISLSGWLRDYLYIALGGNRAGKARTYLNLILTMAIGGLWHGAAWTFVAWGLLHGLALVVERLAANRGVRLPNLLSYPLTMAVVLVAWTLFRASDWSAAQTMLMGQFGLHGIGLSAQLSLALHPVVVLWLCLGLATVWWPALAARLPGGGLALPRWWQALWPVASFIYALAVLEGHETVPFLYFQF, encoded by the coding sequence ATGGTCTTTGCGTCCGTCGAATTCCTGACGCTGTTTCTGCCCCTGTTCTTCATCGCCTATCTGGCGACGCCGGGCCGAGGCCGCAACCTCGTCCTGCTGCTGGCGAGCTGGGTCTTCTACGGCTGGTGGAAGCCGGTCTTCCTGCTGCTGCTGTGGGGCGTGACCCTGGTCGGCTTTGCCTTCGGCCGGGCGATCGAAGCCGCACCCACCGACCAGGGCAAGCAGCGCCTGCTAGCCTGGGGTGCTGCCGTCAACCTTGCCCTGCTTGCCTGGTTCAAATACGCCAACTTGGCGATCGGCACGGCCAACGACGGCCTTTCCCTGCTCGACGCCGGACACATCGCCTGGGATCCGGTCATCCTGCCGATCGGCCTGTCGTTCTACATCCTGCACGCCATCTCCTATCTCTACGACATCCGGCGCGGCGTGGTGAAGGCCGAGCCCAGCCTGGTCGCCTTCGGCGTCTACATCGCCATGTTCAGCCAGTTGGTCGCCGGCCCGGTGATCCGCTATCGCTGGGTCGACAAGGAACTGGCGTCGCGCCGCCTCGATTTCAGCGGGTTCTCGACGGGCGCGCGGCGTTTCATGATCGGCTTTGCGATGAAGGTGCTGATCGCGGATTCGCTGGCGCCGCTGGTCGATGCCGCCTTCACCCTGAGCCGCCCGAGCCTGGCCGATGCCTGGGTCGGCACCGGGGCCTATGCGCTGCAGCTCTATTTCGACTTCGCCGGTTACAGCGCCATGGCCATCGGCCTGGGCCTGATGCTGGGCTTTCATTTCCCCGAGAATTTCAACCATCCCTATCTCGCCACCAGCATCCAGGACTTCTGGCGCCGCTGGCACATCAGCCTGTCGGGCTGGCTGCGCGACTATCTCTACATCGCCCTGGGCGGCAATCGGGCGGGCAAGGCGCGGACCTATCTCAACCTGATCCTGACCATGGCCATCGGCGGCCTGTGGCACGGCGCCGCCTGGACCTTCGTCGCCTGGGGCCTGCTGCACGGCCTGGCCCTGGTCGTGGAACGCCTGGCGGCCAATCGCGGCGTCCGCCTGCCGAACCTGCTTTCCTACCCGCTGACCATGGCGGTGGTGCTGGTCGCCTGGACCCTGTTCCGGGCCAGCGACTGGTCGGCGGCGCAGACCATGCTGATGGGCCAGTTCGGCCTGCACGGGATCGGCCTCAGCGCCCAACTGTCGCTGGCGCTTCACCCGGTCGTCGTGCTGTGGCTGTGCCTGGGCCTGGCGACGGTCTGGTGGCCTGCCCTGGCGGCGCGCCTGCCAGGCGGCGGCCTGGCCCTGCCGCGCTGGTGGCAGGCGCTGTGGCCGGTTGCCAGCTTCATCTACGCGCTGGCCGTGCTCGAAGGGCACGAGACGGTGCCCTTCCTCTACTTCCAGTTCTAG
- a CDS encoding alginate O-acetyltransferase AlgX-related protein — MSEKGSENRETGPLPGLVLALVLVAGLISGLSSLLSPQGGALLKRATLADVAAGRTTGELSRLLNDDLLAGATLAQAARAIDWLAVGDLGAAVRRGCDGWLFLREELEIHADPAQAMARRADLVARVATQLRARGIGLVIAVAPDKSRIESRHLCGLARPAILDDRLAGFNALLTARGVETADLAAALRPLDGERYYRTDTHWNERGARAAAQAIATRLVSSGRAPPRAGEATLTPGAPVERIGDLIRLAGLGDVPAGFRPAGDVAASTNIVQPSLGGDDLLGDAPGPPVVMIGSSFSRNANFIGFLAAALGVPVGDMARDGAGFDGAARAYFANAAFRDTPPAIVIWEIPERVIDAPAAAAEQSWDGDLAAKAP, encoded by the coding sequence TTGAGCGAAAAGGGCAGTGAAAATCGCGAGACGGGGCCGCTGCCCGGCCTCGTTCTCGCCCTGGTCCTGGTCGCCGGCCTGATCTCCGGCCTGTCGAGCCTGCTGTCGCCCCAGGGCGGGGCCTTGCTGAAACGCGCCACGCTGGCCGATGTCGCGGCGGGGCGCACCACCGGGGAGCTGTCGCGGCTTCTGAACGACGACCTGCTGGCCGGTGCGACCCTGGCGCAGGCCGCGCGTGCGATCGACTGGCTTGCGGTGGGCGACCTGGGGGCGGCGGTCCGGCGCGGCTGCGACGGCTGGCTGTTCCTGCGCGAGGAGCTGGAAATCCATGCCGACCCGGCGCAAGCCATGGCCCGGCGCGCCGACCTCGTGGCCCGCGTGGCGACACAGTTGCGCGCCCGGGGGATCGGCCTGGTCATCGCCGTGGCGCCGGACAAGAGCCGGATCGAGAGCCGGCATCTGTGCGGGTTGGCCCGGCCCGCGATACTGGACGACCGGCTGGCCGGCTTCAATGCCCTGCTGACCGCCCGCGGCGTCGAAACCGCCGACCTTGCCGCGGCCCTGCGCCCGCTCGACGGCGAGCGCTATTACCGCACGGACACCCATTGGAACGAACGGGGCGCCCGCGCCGCGGCGCAAGCCATTGCCACCCGCCTCGTCTCCTCAGGGCGAGCCCCCCCGCGGGCGGGCGAAGCCACGCTGACACCGGGCGCCCCCGTCGAGCGGATCGGCGACCTGATCCGCCTGGCCGGGCTCGGCGACGTGCCGGCCGGCTTCCGCCCGGCGGGCGATGTCGCGGCCTCGACCAATATCGTCCAGCCCAGCCTCGGCGGCGACGATTTGCTGGGCGATGCGCCCGGCCCGCCGGTGGTGATGATCGGCAGTTCCTTTTCGCGCAATGCCAATTTCATCGGCTTCCTGGCCGCCGCGCTGGGCGTGCCCGTGGGCGACATGGCCCGGGACGGCGCCGGTTTCGACGGCGCCGCGCGGGCCTATTTCGCCAATGCCGCCTTCCGCGATACCCCGCCCGCCATCGTCATCTGGGAAATACCCGAGCGGGTGATCGATGCGCCGGCCGCGGCGGCCGAACAGTCATGGGACGGCGACCTGGCGGCTAAGGCACCGTAA
- a CDS encoding GDSL-type esterase/lipase family protein, producing the protein MPATRRTFVATAIAAAFLPAVRARAQDNPATLAIPRPEFPWWLERHRQKLRELAQAKPRLIFIGDSIVHDFELGSPYPQYDFLSLWQRYYGDRNAVNLGFNGDSTANVLWRLANGEMAGIAPAVAVLLIGTNNTVQGQTAEQTQAGIDAVIATLRTGLPATRVLVVGILPSGVSPLKSAADGAVNAYLADKYAAARDVTFVDASFGFLKDGQVDVGLFMDPRNTPPGPAIHPDAFAQARLAEVIEPALARLLGDRAKPGTLTVP; encoded by the coding sequence GTGCCTGCGACCCGCCGCACTTTCGTGGCCACGGCCATTGCCGCCGCCTTCCTGCCCGCCGTGCGTGCGCGGGCGCAGGATAACCCGGCGACCCTCGCCATCCCGCGGCCGGAATTCCCCTGGTGGCTGGAGCGGCACCGGCAAAAGCTGCGGGAACTGGCGCAGGCAAAGCCCCGGCTGATCTTCATCGGCGACTCGATCGTTCACGACTTCGAGCTCGGCAGCCCTTACCCGCAATACGATTTTCTCTCCCTGTGGCAGCGCTACTATGGCGATCGCAACGCGGTGAACCTGGGCTTCAACGGCGATTCCACGGCGAATGTCCTGTGGCGCCTGGCCAATGGCGAGATGGCGGGGATTGCGCCGGCCGTTGCCGTGCTGCTGATCGGCACCAACAACACCGTCCAGGGCCAGACCGCGGAACAGACGCAGGCCGGCATCGATGCCGTGATCGCGACGCTGCGCACAGGGCTGCCGGCGACCAGGGTGCTGGTGGTCGGGATCCTGCCCAGCGGCGTCTCGCCGCTCAAGTCCGCGGCGGATGGCGCGGTCAACGCCTACCTTGCGGACAAGTACGCCGCGGCGCGCGATGTAACCTTTGTCGATGCCAGCTTCGGCTTCCTCAAGGACGGCCAGGTGGATGTCGGCCTGTTCATGGACCCGCGCAATACGCCGCCCGGCCCGGCGATCCATCCCGATGCCTTCGCCCAAGCCCGCCTGGCCGAGGTGATCGAGCCCGCCTTGGCGCGCCTGCTGGGCGACCGGGCCAAGCCCGGCACGCTTACGGTGCCTTAG
- a CDS encoding prepilin peptidase, whose translation MSAVLWGLIIGSFATVAVERWPAIIEGRMAASALWFPGSRCPPCGRPLGPVQRLPLVGWLVLKGRCRCGKAPIPLRYPLLEIGGGLVMGAMVAMAPGPLDHTLLMSVVAAFLYLAAVVDARSGYLPDALTLGLLWLGLLAAAFAPCGVLAIGAAEAVLGAGVGFLLMAAVAGAGRLVLGREALARGDWKLVAAIGAWGGIEAVTLAILFGALAALALSPWLRRFHVAEADVGHAAGIPLGPGLALAALPIIVLGLTPGQMFN comes from the coding sequence GTGAGCGCTGTTCTGTGGGGCCTGATCATCGGCAGCTTCGCGACCGTCGCGGTCGAACGCTGGCCGGCCATCATCGAAGGCCGCATGGCGGCATCGGCATTGTGGTTCCCGGGCTCGCGCTGTCCGCCCTGCGGCCGCCCGCTCGGCCCGGTGCAGCGCCTGCCGCTGGTCGGCTGGCTCGTGCTGAAGGGGCGGTGCCGCTGCGGCAAGGCGCCGATCCCGCTGCGCTATCCCCTGCTCGAGATCGGCGGCGGCCTGGTGATGGGCGCGATGGTCGCGATGGCGCCCGGGCCGCTCGACCACACCCTGCTGATGAGCGTTGTCGCCGCCTTCCTCTACCTCGCCGCGGTCGTCGATGCGCGCAGCGGCTATCTGCCCGATGCCTTGACCTTGGGGTTGCTGTGGCTGGGCCTGCTCGCGGCGGCCTTTGCCCCCTGCGGCGTGCTGGCGATCGGGGCGGCGGAGGCGGTCCTGGGGGCGGGGGTGGGCTTTCTGCTCATGGCCGCGGTCGCGGGTGCCGGGCGCCTTGTCCTGGGGCGGGAGGCCCTGGCCCGCGGGGATTGGAAACTGGTCGCGGCGATCGGGGCCTGGGGTGGCATCGAGGCCGTTACCCTGGCGATCCTGTTCGGCGCCCTGGCGGCCCTTGCCCTGTCGCCGTGGCTTCGCCGATTTCACGTGGCGGAGGCGGACGTGGGCCATGCGGCGGGCATCCCGCTCGGGCCGGGGCTGGCCCTGGCAGCCCTGCCGATCATCGTGCTGGGGCTCACGCCCGGGCAGATGTTCAACTGA
- a CDS encoding lytic transglycosylase domain-containing protein, translating to MDFTPLIMACVMNASQLYGVPPAGIYAVLAAEGGRTDAVSPNDNGSYDIGPMQVNSLWLAPLAQGWGVDQATAEAALRSKPCTNIAVGTWILADCIQRRGDFWQGVGCYHAPNNAERAGRYISRVAGKATALFGPGVFRGTAPTDTSGSNTAGADRP from the coding sequence ATGGACTTCACCCCCTTGATCATGGCCTGCGTGATGAACGCCTCGCAGCTCTATGGCGTGCCGCCTGCCGGGATCTATGCCGTGCTGGCGGCCGAGGGCGGCCGGACGGACGCGGTCAGCCCCAACGACAACGGCAGCTACGACATCGGCCCCATGCAGGTGAACAGCCTTTGGCTGGCGCCGCTGGCGCAAGGCTGGGGTGTCGACCAGGCAACGGCCGAGGCCGCCTTGCGCTCGAAGCCCTGCACCAATATCGCAGTCGGCACCTGGATCCTAGCGGATTGCATCCAGCGCCGGGGCGACTTCTGGCAAGGCGTCGGCTGCTATCACGCGCCCAACAATGCCGAACGGGCGGGACGCTACATCAGCCGGGTCGCGGGCAAGGCCACGGCGCTGTTCGGCCCGGGTGTGTTCCGCGGGACGGCCCCTACCGATACGAGCGGATCCAATACGGCCGGCGCCGATCGCCCGTGA
- a CDS encoding type II secretion system minor pseudopilin — protein MNPKGTRQRGFALPAAVAGIGIFALVAVSILEWGRGTTALLRGQASQARLEAAADAGLMLAIHGLGIDDRARRWPIGGPPRTLGFDGVAVTVTVEDERGKVPINAVDTEIIRALLAHAGADGQKLDELTDAVEDWIDEDDRPRLHGAEREDYAARGIVPRNGGFRSVDEIALVRGMDPAIFAAIAPLVTLVPRADVGVIDGRHASAAVLEIMAGTGPDSIALIGRQREEQGQQVAIALPDNEPLALQLVTIRVSARLGPDAGLTRATIVEFTGDRRRPYWIRSYR, from the coding sequence GTGAACCCGAAAGGCACCCGCCAGCGCGGCTTTGCGTTGCCGGCGGCGGTTGCCGGGATCGGGATTTTTGCCTTGGTCGCGGTCAGTATCCTGGAATGGGGCAGGGGCACCACGGCCCTGCTGCGCGGGCAGGCAAGCCAGGCGCGGCTGGAAGCGGCCGCCGACGCCGGCCTGATGCTGGCCATCCACGGCCTCGGTATCGACGACCGGGCCAGGCGCTGGCCGATCGGCGGGCCGCCGCGGACGCTCGGCTTCGACGGTGTCGCCGTCACGGTCACGGTCGAGGACGAGCGCGGCAAGGTCCCCATCAACGCGGTGGATACCGAGATCATCCGCGCGCTTCTGGCTCATGCCGGCGCCGACGGCCAGAAGCTCGACGAGCTGACGGACGCGGTCGAAGACTGGATCGACGAGGACGACCGGCCGCGCCTCCATGGCGCCGAGCGCGAAGACTACGCGGCCCGGGGCATCGTGCCGCGCAACGGCGGCTTTCGCTCGGTCGACGAGATCGCCCTGGTGCGCGGCATGGATCCTGCCATCTTTGCGGCGATCGCGCCCCTGGTCACCCTGGTGCCGCGGGCCGATGTCGGCGTGATCGACGGGCGCCACGCCAGCGCCGCGGTGCTCGAGATCATGGCCGGCACCGGCCCCGATAGTATCGCGCTGATCGGCCGCCAGCGCGAGGAGCAGGGCCAACAGGTCGCCATCGCCCTGCCCGACAATGAACCGCTGGCCCTGCAACTGGTCACGATCCGGGTAAGCGCCAGACTGGGCCCCGACGCCGGCCTGACGCGGGCGACCATCGTGGAGTTCACGGGCGATCGGCGCCGGCCGTATTGGATCCGCTCGTATCGGTAG
- the gspD gene encoding type II secretion system secretin GspD, which produces MKSIALRRLTAALVLLLLAGCETASDQPPRTQVQGATVVGSTTPLTPPLPSYRPPDRPADGVPTGTRSRIVRGTETFMAEAPPAAAPTPGGDVSLNFTNAEVRDVAKAVLGDILGLTYAVDPAAEGQITIETARPISRDQVLSTFEVSLQAARLGLVREGNLYTVVPVGDAQRQTGLVGAGQAGFGTEAIALRYVSADELKKLLDPLIPTGAIVQTDPARNILFISGSSTDRRNLRDLAGQFDVDWLRGVSFALIVPQWTNSRNLVEQLTQLLNAEGVPTAGTVRFVPIQQVNGILAISTRAAYLDRVRSLVEMLDREAQGSRRRLFVYRVQNGRAADLAKVLTSAFGGESGKPSSSTPPPAGLANAGGQDIATPGAAVEDGSLPAPPAMPTIEGQSATGTSMTLDLGEAEEPIKITADETTNTIVVYAKPQQYEIIADALRRLDILPLQVMIESAVTEVTLNEELRYGVQWFFSTGNSSFSLSEIATGAVSQVFPGFSYLLTNGDTIAAVLNALSGITNINVVSAPKLLVLNNQTATLQVGDEVPIATQSAVSTDNPDAPIVNSIEYRNTGVILKITPRVNDNGVVLLDIAQEVSNVVETTTSDLDSPTIQQRRIASSVAVQDGQTIALGGLITENRQDGNSGIPVLKDIPFLGPLFGTTERKRDRTELLILLTPG; this is translated from the coding sequence GTGAAGAGTATCGCCTTGCGTCGCCTGACCGCCGCCCTCGTCCTGCTGCTGCTGGCGGGCTGCGAAACGGCCTCCGATCAGCCGCCGCGGACCCAGGTGCAGGGTGCGACGGTGGTAGGGTCGACGACCCCCTTGACCCCGCCGCTGCCAAGCTATCGCCCGCCGGATCGGCCAGCGGACGGGGTGCCCACGGGAACGCGCAGCCGGATCGTCCGGGGCACCGAGACCTTCATGGCCGAGGCGCCGCCGGCGGCAGCGCCGACGCCGGGCGGCGATGTCAGCCTGAATTTCACCAATGCCGAAGTGCGCGACGTGGCCAAGGCGGTGCTGGGCGACATTCTGGGGCTGACTTATGCCGTCGATCCGGCGGCGGAAGGGCAGATCACCATCGAGACCGCGCGGCCGATCAGCCGGGACCAGGTGCTGAGCACCTTCGAGGTCAGCCTCCAGGCAGCCCGGCTGGGCCTGGTGCGCGAGGGCAATCTCTATACCGTGGTGCCCGTCGGCGATGCCCAGCGGCAGACCGGGCTGGTCGGGGCGGGCCAGGCCGGGTTCGGCACCGAGGCGATCGCGCTGCGCTATGTCAGTGCCGATGAACTCAAGAAGCTGCTCGATCCCCTGATCCCCACCGGGGCGATCGTCCAGACCGACCCGGCACGCAACATCCTGTTCATCTCCGGCAGTTCGACCGACCGGCGCAACCTGCGCGACCTGGCGGGGCAGTTCGATGTCGACTGGCTGCGGGGCGTGTCCTTCGCGCTGATCGTGCCGCAATGGACCAACAGCCGGAACCTGGTCGAGCAACTGACCCAGTTGCTCAATGCCGAAGGGGTGCCCACCGCCGGTACCGTTCGCTTCGTGCCGATCCAGCAGGTCAACGGCATCCTGGCGATCTCGACCCGGGCCGCCTACCTCGACCGGGTCCGCAGCCTGGTCGAGATGCTCGACCGGGAAGCCCAGGGTTCCAGGCGGCGCCTGTTCGTCTACCGGGTGCAGAATGGCCGTGCCGCCGACCTGGCCAAGGTCCTGACCTCGGCCTTCGGCGGGGAGAGCGGCAAGCCGTCGAGCAGCACGCCGCCGCCGGCCGGCCTCGCCAACGCCGGCGGCCAGGACATCGCGACCCCCGGCGCCGCCGTCGAAGACGGCTCCTTGCCGGCACCGCCCGCCATGCCGACGATCGAGGGCCAGTCCGCGACCGGCACCTCGATGACCCTCGACCTGGGCGAGGCCGAGGAGCCGATCAAGATCACTGCCGACGAAACCACCAATACCATCGTCGTCTATGCCAAGCCGCAGCAGTACGAGATCATTGCCGATGCCCTGCGCCGGCTGGATATCCTGCCGCTCCAGGTCATGATCGAGTCCGCGGTGACCGAGGTGACGCTGAACGAGGAACTGCGCTATGGCGTGCAGTGGTTCTTCAGCACGGGCAACAGCAGCTTCTCGCTCAGCGAAATCGCCACCGGCGCGGTCAGCCAGGTGTTTCCCGGCTTCTCCTACCTGCTGACCAACGGCGACACCATCGCCGCCGTGCTCAACGCCCTGTCGGGCATCACCAACATCAACGTCGTGTCGGCCCCCAAGCTTCTGGTGCTGAACAACCAGACCGCGACGCTGCAGGTCGGCGACGAGGTGCCGATCGCGACCCAGTCGGCGGTCAGCACGGACAATCCCGATGCGCCCATCGTGAACTCGATCGAGTACCGCAACACCGGTGTCATCCTGAAGATTACGCCGCGGGTGAACGACAACGGCGTGGTCCTGCTCGACATCGCCCAGGAGGTCAGCAATGTCGTGGAGACGACCACTTCGGACCTCGATTCGCCCACCATTCAGCAGCGCCGCATCGCCAGTTCCGTCGCCGTGCAGGACGGCCAGACCATCGCCCTGGGCGGCCTCATCACCGAGAACCGGCAGGACGGCAATTCCGGCATTCCCGTGCTCAAGGACATCCCGTTCCTGGGCCCGCTGTTCGGCACCACCGAGCGCAAGCGCGACCGCACCGAACTGCTGATCCTGCTGACCCCCGGGTGA
- the gspM gene encoding type II secretion system protein GspM — translation MKPLSPRERRLIAVGLAVAAVVLVLGFVVQPIVEGFVDRASAREDLEAEYQRNARILDGAVTWRELASRQAETMPNFALVADDAASALNILQTRLSDVLSQEGGTIRSVGEREASRADRVGVGADAEMTLPQLYRSLARLEHEDPYVLVESLAIAAVREGGTDGANRLSVRLEISAPILVRPPEAGEAPGTAPAAPVRDGG, via the coding sequence ATGAAGCCGTTGTCGCCGCGGGAGCGCCGCCTCATCGCCGTCGGCCTCGCCGTGGCGGCGGTCGTCCTCGTGCTGGGGTTCGTGGTTCAGCCGATCGTCGAGGGTTTTGTCGATCGCGCCAGCGCGCGCGAGGATCTCGAGGCTGAATATCAGCGCAACGCCCGCATTCTCGACGGGGCCGTCACCTGGCGCGAGCTGGCCTCCCGCCAGGCCGAGACGATGCCCAATTTCGCGCTCGTCGCCGACGACGCCGCAAGCGCGCTGAACATCCTGCAAACGCGGCTGAGCGACGTGCTGTCGCAGGAAGGCGGCACCATCCGGTCGGTCGGGGAACGCGAGGCATCGCGCGCCGACAGGGTCGGCGTCGGTGCGGACGCCGAGATGACGCTGCCACAACTCTATCGCAGCCTGGCACGGCTCGAGCATGAGGATCCCTATGTCCTGGTTGAATCCCTCGCTATCGCGGCAGTCCGTGAGGGTGGAACCGACGGCGCCAACCGCCTCTCGGTCCGCCTCGAAATCTCCGCGCCCATCCTGGTTCGCCCGCCTGAAGCCGGCGAAGCGCCGGGGACCGCGCCGGCCGCGCCTGTTCGAGATGGTGGCTAG